A stretch of the Colias croceus chromosome 13, ilColCroc2.1 genome encodes the following:
- the LOC123696972 gene encoding uncharacterized protein LOC123696972 isoform X1, whose protein sequence is MESRARASSEQLLMLLEFMENHSDLARPLAGAQGRVRSEQLWADLTNILNAQGGGVSKTTEKWKKVWADWKSKTKKKGLTIKQHAGRTGGGPASGQTLSASDKRVLAIMGSIAVEGQASVEKLGFNISQSSDDPVAQEDIVYVIESVDDTNTTTRPTRAQEQRPAAPSPPASPAPAAPSARRRPRLRSPATPQSAASPDRPCLRPRCRRAPTPFERAASEFTAVELRRLELEETRMRQQHERELRALEVEHERNQVFNRLVDVAQAWLDRTLNH, encoded by the exons atggaATCAAGAGCGCGAGCAAGTTCCGAACAATTGTTAATGCTTCTTGAGTTTATGGAAAA TCATAGTGACTTGGCTAGGCCTCTGGCTGGAGCTCAAGGTCGGGTAAGATCGGAGCAACTATGGGCTGATcttacaaacattttaaatgctCAGGGAGGTGGGGTCAGCAAGACAACAGAAAAGTGGAAAAAA gtatGGGCAGATTGGAAGTCAAAGACCAAAAAAAAGGGATTGACTATAAAGCAACATGCAGGACGGACTGGAGGTGGACCAGCCAGCGGGCAAACCTTGTCAGCTAGTGACAAAAGAGTGCTAGCTATAATGGGTTCCATAGCAGTGGAAGGACAAGCCTCTGTAGAAAAGCTTGGatttaat ATATCTCAATCTTCTGATGATCCTGTTGCTCAAGAGGATATAGTGTATGTGATAGAAAGTGTAGATG ATACAAATACCACCACGAGGCCCACTCGTGCTCAGGAACAGCGGCCTGCTGCACCATCCCCGCCAGCCTCACCAGCCCCTGCAGCACCATCTGCAAGGCGTCGTCCGCGGCTAAGGTCGCCAGCGACACCGCAGTCTGCTGCCTCTCCCGACCGCCCTTGTTTGCGACCTCGCTGTAGACGGGCACCTACCCCCTTCGAGAGAGCGGCAAGCGAGTTTACGGCTGTGGAATTACGACGCCTGGAGCTGGAGGAAACCAGGATGAGACAGCAGCACGAGCGTGAATTGCGAGCATTGGAGGTTGAGCATGAACGCAACCAAGTTTTTAATAGACTAGTGGACGTCGCTCAAGCCTGGCTTGATAGAACACTGAACCACTGA
- the LOC123696953 gene encoding putative nuclease HARBI1 isoform X1 codes for MVSRWIMFPQTPNERCLIKEKFQRTHNLPGVIGCIDCTHIAITKPIHDEHMFFNRKGYHSLNVQMICDFDLRIISVNAKFGGATHDFHIWSASHMGTYMQGLHESGEHVWLLGDSGYPQRPWLMTPILNAEPGSQEEVYTRRHVQARSRIERCFGLLKARWRCMLRHRVLHYHPYMASRITNACCVLHNIALAAKIPPPSDLPAGGLESSEDHAVQHSTSTNDNQNELIRGRVRVSAHIWDRKGIVTVSPRAVQNGLY; via the exons ATGGTTAGCAGGTGGATAATGTTTCCACAAACACCAAATGAGAGGTGTTTAATCAAAGAGaa aTTTCAAAGGACTCATAATTTGCCTGGAGTGATAGGGTGCATTGACTGTACCCATATTGCTATCACTAAACCAATTCATGATGAacatatgttttttaatagaaaaggATATCATTCATTAAATGTTCAAATG ATTTGTGATTTTGACTTACGCATAATAAGTGTTAATGCAAAATTTGGTGGAGCTACACATGACTTCCACATATGGTCTGCGAGTCACATGGGCACATACATGCAAGGGCTTCACGAAAGTGGTGAACACGTTTGGTTATTAG GAGATTCTGGTTACCCACAGCGACCATGGTTAATGACGCCAATATTAAATGCTGAACCAGGATCCCAGGAAGAGGTGTACACACGACGTCATGTCCAAGCCAGATCTCGCATTGAGCGCTGTTTCGGATTACTTAAGGCACGTTGGCGGTGTATGCTTCGACACAGAGTTCTTCACTATCACCCTTACATGGCTAGCAGAATCACTAATGCATGTTGTGTGCTACACAACATCGCATTAGCTGCTAAAATACCACCTCCAAGTGATTTGCCAGCCGGGGGTCTAGAAAGTAGTGAAGATCATGCTGTACAACATAGTACCTCCACCAATGATAACCAAAATGAGTTAATCCGAGGGAGAGTTAGGGTCTCAGCACACATATGGGATCGGAAAGGGATCGTAACCGTATCGCCTCGAGCCGTTCAGAATGGTTTGTATTAA
- the LOC123696972 gene encoding uncharacterized protein LOC123696972 isoform X2 translates to MESRARASSEQLLMLLEFMENHSDLARPLAGAQGRVRSEQLWADLTNILNAQGGGVSKTTEKWKKVWADWKSKTKKKGLTIKQHAGRTGGGPASGQTLSASDKRVLAIMGSIAVEGQASVEKLGFNISQSSDDPVAQEDIVYVIESVDDTNTTTRPTRAQEQRPAAPSPPASPAPAAPSARRRPRLRSPATPQSAASPDRPCLRPRCRRAPTPFERAASEFTAVELRRLELEETRMRQQHERELRALEVEHERNQVFNRLVDVAQAWLDRTLNH, encoded by the exons atggaATCAAGAGCGCGAGCAAGTTCCGAACAATTGTTAATGCTTCTTGAGTTTATGGAAAA TCATAGTGACTTGGCTAGGCCTCTGGCTGGAGCTCAAGGTCGGGTAAGATCGGAGCAACTATGGGCTGATcttacaaacattttaaatgctCAGGGAGGTGGGGTCAGCAAGACAACAGAAAAGTGGAAAAAA gtatGGGCAGATTGGAAGTCAAAGACCAAAAAAAAGGGATTGACTATAAAGCAACATGCAGGACGGACTGGAGGTGGACCAGCCAGCGGGCAAACCTTGTCAGCTAGTGACAAAAGAGTGCTAGCTATAATGGGTTCCATAGCAGTGGAAGGACAAGCCTCTGTAGAAAAGCTTGGatttaat ATATCTCAATCTTCTGATGATCCTGTTGCTCAAGAGGATATAGTGTATGTGATAGAAAGTGTAGATG ATACAAATACCACCACGAGGCCCACTCGTGCTCAGGAACAGCGGCCTGCTGCACCATCCCCGCCAGCCTCACCAGCCCCTGCAGCACCATCTGCAAGGCGTCGTCCGCGGCTAAGGTCGCCAGCGACACCGCAGTCTGCTGCCTCTCCCGACCGCCCTTGTTTGCGACCTCGCTGTAGACGGGCACCTACCCCCTTCGAGAGAGCGGCAAGCGAGTTTACGGCTGTGGAATTACGACGCCTGGAGCTGGAGGAAACCAGGATGAGACAGCAGCACGAGCGTGAATTGCGAGCATTGGAGGTTGAGCATGAACGCAACCAAGTTTTTAATAGACTAGTGGACGTCGCTCAAGCCTGGCTTGATAGAACACTGAACC ACTGA
- the LOC123696830 gene encoding E3 UFM1-protein ligase 1 homolog — protein MAPSTDWDEIKRLAADFQKAQLSSTSQRLSERNCIEIVTKLLELKLIDVIFTTDGKEYLTSQQLVKEIKDELYVRGGRVNTVDLARELSVDLNQINNNLHEIIKGKDVQLISGYLISDEYTHKIAREINEKLQLQGQISVGELTLQYDLPADFLLHTILEKNLGTLIIGKQDPSEPRTFYTEEYITRTKAKIRGALMGLLKPTQIGIIISHCNVAERLFMNLFDQINAPGVLTGRHSGALYVPSCYTKSQNEWVMSFWKQNNYLEYDALTRLGISDPKGYVKRVIHDEDMIFLSTCLIGSQIKLQLETALEECIASKSYLDVVNLLPSILSDKDIENVLDVLLKNNAKSTTVFDNTVFSNQYIENLRQACMPMTNAKAEAIVKSGQYQQFYLEKQLAKSEQLQSHVDHKTERREERRRKATSGKGGGGTQGRETKTKAVKKHARTKQAAHDSDSEEEVTKKAQAHLEIVQVDDVEAVIKDTLDNEGLEDLITQIAEYLQVGLNQTALTIAKDLAEKLLQSANQNKKQTHSSAQDRINVLVNDMKLYEKGLKLLPADQQAAYIKYLLKTFGADVLGEFCKYAANQCNISVQVDTLSPEQRNKILNDLPEEYMKPLRALNVTLTEQNMDSFYQAVDVCLAECGMILKKVDKKKDKLLVQNHREKLISELENCDDPALVLHLAALATFTILNQNMLHASGRQVPSIIAFLKGQLKEEDYAKLQHYQESVTKFLIAPEQEKSSLEENLKEEMPAIKNLVNEVKKYK, from the exons ATGGCTCCTTCAACTGATTGGGATGAAATTAAAAGATTAGCTGCTGACTTTCAAAAAGCTCAGCTTAGCTCAACTTCTCAAAg ATTATCAGAGAGGAATTGTATAGAAATAGTGACAAAGCTTCTTGAGCTTAAATTAATAGATGTAATATTTACCACTGATGGCAAAGAGTACTTAACGTCACAGCAGTTAGTTAAAGAAATCAAAGATGAATTATATGTCAGAGGTGGAAGAGTTAACACTGTTGATTTAGCCAGAGAGTTAAGTGTTGATCTAAATCAGATTAACAACAATCTCCATGAGATAATCAAGGGAAAAGATGTCCAATTAATATCTGGATATCTTATATCGGATGAATACACTCATAAAATAGCAAGAGAGATAAATGAGAAGTTACAACTGCAAGGGCAAATTTCAGTTGGCGAGTTGACATTGCAGTATGATTTGCCTGCTGACTTTCTGTTGCATACCATTTTAGAAAAGAACTTGGGTACATTGATTATAGGAAAGCAGGATCCCTCTGAACCCAGGACTTTCTACACTGAAGAATACATAACAAGAACAAAGGCCAAGATTAGGGGAGCCTTGATGGGCTTACTGAAACCAACTCAAATTGGAATAATTATCAGTCACTGTAATGTAGCTGAGCGtctttttatgaatttatttgatCAGATAAATGCTCCTGGTGTGTTGACAGGCAGACATTCGGGAGCTCTTTATGTACCATCTTGTTACACCAAGTCTCAAAATGAATGGGTTATGAGCTTTTGGAAGCAAAATAACTATTTGGAGTATGATGCTTTGACTCGCTTGGGAATATCGGACCCTAAAGGATATGTAAAAAGAGTGATACATGATGAagatatgatatttttaagcaCTTGTTTGATTGGGTCACAAATTAAGTTACAATTGGAGACGGCGTTGGAAGAATGTATTGCGTCCAAAAGCTATTTGGATGTTGTTAATTTGTTGCCTTCAATCCTATCTGATAAGgatattgaaaatgttttagatgttttgttgaaaaataatgCTAAGTCTACAACTGTGTTTGATAATACag tCTTCAGCAACCAATACATCGAGAACTTAAGACAAGCTTGCATGCCAATGACGAATGCGAAAGCAGAGGCCATAGTGAAGTCTGGTCAATACCAACAGTTCTACTTAGAGAAACAACTGGCTAAATCTGAACAGCTTCAAAGTCATGTAGACCATAAAACGGAAAGACGCGAGGAGCGTAGACGCAAAGCAACTAGCGGTAAGGGCGGTGGTGGTACACAGGGCCGAGAAACAAAGACTAAAGCGGTCAAAAAGCACGCAAGAACAAAACAAGCAGCGCATGATTCGGATTCTGAAGAGGAGGTCACTAAGAAAGCACAAGCGCATCTTGAAATTGTTCAGGTGGATGATGTGGAAGCGGTTATTAAAGATACGTTAGACAATGAGGGTCTGGAGGATTTGATCACGCAAATTGCGGAGTATTTACAAGT GGGCTTAAACCAAACAGCGCTCACAATTGCAAAGGATTTGGCCGAAAAGCTCTTACAAAGTGCAAATCAAAACAAGAAACAAACGCATTCATCAGCTCAAGACAGGATTAATGTTCTCGTCAATGATATGAAGTTATACGAAAAAGGATTAAAACTCCTTCCTGCTGACCAACAAGCTGCATacattaaatatctattgaaaaCATTTGGAGCTGACGTTCTTGGAGAGTTCTGTAAATATGCAGCGAATCAGTGCAATATTTCTGTGCAAGTTGATACATTATCACCAGAGCAACggaataaaatacttaacgATTTGCCGGAAGAATACATGAAACCGTTGCGTGCTTTGAATGTGACGCTAACTGAACAAAATATGGATTCATTTTATCAAGCTGTTGACGTGTGTCTGGCAGAATGTGGCATGATCTTGAAGAAGGTTGATAAGAAGAAGGATAA ATTGCTTGTACAAAATCATCGTGAGAAACTCATATCCGAGTTGGAGAATTGCGATGATCCAGCACTAGTTTTACACCTGGCTGCGCTTGCAACTTTTACGATCTTGAACCAAAACATGCTTCATGCGTCTGGTCGTCAAGTCCCCTCTATTATAGCATTCTTGAAAGGACAACTAAAGGAAGAGGATTATGCTAAACTACAACACTATCAAg AATCTGTTACCAAGTTTTTAATAGCACCTGAGCAAGAAAAGAGCTCTCTAGAAGAAAATCTCAAAGAAGAGATGCCAGCTATAAAAAATTTGGTAAACGAGGTTAAGAAGTacaaataa
- the LOC123696953 gene encoding putative nuclease HARBI1 isoform X2, with product MVSRWIMFPQTPNERCLIKEKFQRTHNLPGVIGCIDCTHIAITKPIHDEHMFFNRKGYHSLNVQMICDFDLRIISVNAKFGGATHDFHIWSASHMGTYMQGLHESGEHVWLLGDSGYPQRPWLMTPILNAEPGSQEEVYTRRHVQARSRIERCFGLLKARWRCMLRHRVLHYHPYMASRITNACCVLHNIALAAKIPPPSDLPAGGLESSEDHAVQHSTSTNDNQNELIRGRVMRNFLVSRM from the exons ATGGTTAGCAGGTGGATAATGTTTCCACAAACACCAAATGAGAGGTGTTTAATCAAAGAGaa aTTTCAAAGGACTCATAATTTGCCTGGAGTGATAGGGTGCATTGACTGTACCCATATTGCTATCACTAAACCAATTCATGATGAacatatgttttttaatagaaaaggATATCATTCATTAAATGTTCAAATG ATTTGTGATTTTGACTTACGCATAATAAGTGTTAATGCAAAATTTGGTGGAGCTACACATGACTTCCACATATGGTCTGCGAGTCACATGGGCACATACATGCAAGGGCTTCACGAAAGTGGTGAACACGTTTGGTTATTAG GAGATTCTGGTTACCCACAGCGACCATGGTTAATGACGCCAATATTAAATGCTGAACCAGGATCCCAGGAAGAGGTGTACACACGACGTCATGTCCAAGCCAGATCTCGCATTGAGCGCTGTTTCGGATTACTTAAGGCACGTTGGCGGTGTATGCTTCGACACAGAGTTCTTCACTATCACCCTTACATGGCTAGCAGAATCACTAATGCATGTTGTGTGCTACACAACATCGCATTAGCTGCTAAAATACCACCTCCAAGTGATTTGCCAGCCGGGGGTCTAGAAAGTAGTGAAGATCATGCTGTACAACATAGTACCTCCACCAATGATAACCAAAATGAGTTAATCCGAGGGAGAG TTATGCGCAATTTCTTAGTTAGTAGGAtgtaa